The Ignicoccus islandicus DSM 13165 sequence GTCTAGAGCCAGCGCGGCGCCTATACCTCCCTCGCATATTACTTTGGCCGCTTTCTTGAGCGAGTCCGTAGCTTCAACTCTCGGAATTACGGGGTTTTTCAACACGTCTTCGAGAGTTAGCATTCCTAACGTCCCTCGGCTAATATCTCATAGTACGTTATCAATACTACATCAGCTTTAATGGGAGATTACTGTCATAGAGGTAAACGTAATTCGTTACTTCATCTAGACCTAATCCTATTGCCTTAACGTTCACCCCAGATTTCATGGCTTCTAGTATCAAGTCCGTAATACCAGGATGTCCGTCTTCGAACGGTCTGAAACAACACGCTCCATCGAACCCCACAACGAAAACCAAGTACTTATCGTAACCTCTGAGACTAATCAGATCTTTAATTTGCTTCACGCCCCTTTGCGTGGGACAATCTGGCCACATACCTTCTTCATACTCCCCTTTGAGATCTGCGCTCTTTAACTCCACTATACCTATCTTCCCTTCGTTGGAAACTAATTGGAAATCGAAAACAGATGAACCAAACTTAGGAGCCCTCTTTATCACCTTATATCCCCTCAGCCATGGGAGCAAACCTCTTTCCAGTGCCTCTTTGAAAGCTATCTCTTGGATTCTCGTATCTAAAACTGCAAAGGAATCCATGAAGACCCTAGCTGCCACTAACTTACAATGCGTCCTCCTCCCTCCGTTAAGCGAACAGAAGCATTCGTTTCCTTCCCATATTAGGTCCAGAAGCCTTCCCGTATTGGAGTTGTGAGCTAATTTGATATCGTTACCAACTTTCACTTCAACAACGAAACGATTCAATTTTCTCAAAATAGAACATTTAATAACATCTACCCTAAATAACGAAACGAACTCGTTCCCACGTCGCGATTTAAGCGATGGTACCCAAAGAGGCATCAAGTTAGCTCATCCCATAGGGTGAGCTTCAAAAACTCTAAGAAGAAGGCTTTACGGCTGATGCCTATTGTGTGGATAGGCAGAGCAATTGGTCACACGCCTTCGGTCCTCTTAAGGAAGCTGGTTAACGATGAGAATAAAGTCATGGTCAAACTTGAGTTCATGAATCCTAGTGGTAGTATAAAGGACAGACCTGCCTTATTTATGATAAAAAAGGCTGAAGAAGAAGGATTGCTCAAGGAAGGCTCTACGATAGTTGAACCTTCTTCAGGAAACACGGCGATTTCATTGGCAATGTTAGCGGCCGCCCGAGGATACAAAATGGTTGCTGTCGTCCCCAAAACCACCAGTTCCAATAAAATAAAGATGCTGAAGGCCTTAGGTGCTCGAGTAATTTTCTCTGAAAGCGGAGTCCCTTTAGGTCATCCAGAGCATCACTACACTAAGGCCGTGAGACTCGCAAAGGAGAACGGTTGGGTAATGCTTGATCAATACAGAAACGAGGCTAACGTCAGGGCACACTACGAAACGACGGGCCCTGAATTACATGCCCAAGCAATTCAGCTAATGGGAGGGCTAGACGCTTTCGTGGCCGGTGTAGGCACGGGCGGTACAATTCTAGGCATTGGAAAGTACTTGAAGGAAGTGAAGGAAGACGTGAGAGTTATTGCCGTGGTACCTAGCAATACGCTAATTTCCAAATTCTTAGGACTCAATGGAGACAGAACCTTCCATTCGATAGAAGGCTTGACTGCTATGCCCGTTAGTTCTCTTCTAAGAAAATATAGGCACTTAATTGATGAAGTGATTGAAATATCCGACAACGAAGCTTTGGAGACAATGAAATTCTTGGCCTCAAGGGAAGGTATTATGGGAGGATTGAGTTGCGGAGCTAACGTGGCTGCGTCGCTCAAGCTTGCTAGAGAAGGAATTAGAGTTGCAACCGTCTGTCCGGATGGATTGATTAGGTACCTTGATAGATTGGAGCTATAAGTAAATATATACAACAAATACAACTTATGCGCGGTGATATCGTGAGCGACGTTTACGTGGTCTCAGCTGTCAGGACGCCTATAGGTAAGTTCTTGGGTGCCTTTTCAAACGTTCCTGCGCCAGACCTAGCGGCGATAGCAGTTAAGGAAGCCATTAGGAGAGCTGGTATAGAACCTAAGGACGTCAATTATTATACAATGGGTAATGTTATAGGCGCAGCTGTAGGTCAGAACCCAGCTAGACGCACCGCGCTCTTAGCCGGTATACCTCACCATATTGATGGCTTCACCATCAACATGGTTTGCTCCTCCGGCATGATGTCTGTAATAGATGCCGTTAGGGCGATCAAGCTCGGAGAAGCGAGGATAGCTTTGGCAGGCGGAATGGAAAACATGACTAGGGCCCCTCTATGTCTACCTCAAGAAGCCCGAACGGGTATGAAGCATCTCATTGGTAGGCAAGCGAACCTTATAGATACTATGGTACTGGACGGATTAACAGATGCTTGGAACTGGAGGATAATGGGAGAGGAGGCTGACGCAACTGCTAAGAAGTACGGTGCAAAGAGAGAGGAACTAGATGAGATAGCTTTCAATAGTCACATGAGGGCGGCTAAAGCTACGGACGATGGAATATTTAAGAACGAAATAGTACCGGTTGAGGTGAAAACCCGGAAGGGGGTAGTCGTAGTAGATAAGGACGAGGGAATAAGGAGGGATACTAGCATTGAGAAGCTCAGCAAGCTACCTCCCGCTTTCACTCCCGATGGCGTTCACACAGCGGGCAATAGCTCTCAGTTAAGCGATGGTGCGGCCGCCTTAATCTTAGCTCCAGAGAAGGTCGTGAACGAATATGGCCTCAAGCCGTTAGCGAGGATACTAGGTTACGATATAGTAGGCCTGAAGCCGGAGGACTTCGTTGAAGCACCAGTACCCGGTATAAGGCGCATTTCCGAGAAGCTCGGTGTAAAGCCGGACGACTGGGACCTCTACGAAGTTAATGAAGCGTTTGCTATAAGCTTGTGGCTTCCGCATCACTTGCTAGGAATACCGTACGAGAGAATGAACGTTCACGGTGGCGCAATTGCCTTAGGCCACCCGTTAGGCGCTTCGGGAGCCAGGATAATAGTGACCTTGATTAATGCTCTCAAAACACATGGACAGAATAGAGGCGTTGCCACCCTCTGTCACGGAACTGGTGGTGGAACTACGATAGCTCTGGAACTAGTCTAACCTTTTAGGAGATTCCTACATAGATATTGATACTGAGTCAGATTTGTTAATTTAATGTTAAGGATTGGTGGGCCCGCCGGGATTTGAACCCGGGGCCACGGGGACCCGAGTCGGGCGCCGACCCGAAAACCCTTGGGGGTACCGGCGTACCCCGCATCCTAGTCCAAGCTAGACGACGGGCCCACCGTTCCATAGACGACGCTATATTCTTTAAAAACCTATCTGTATGTCTTTCCATTTCGGTAATTAAATGAAAGTACTGGAGCTTTCTAAGTCAGACAAGTTTAATGAAATTCCTAGGGTATCGGCGGACGATCTAGAAAACACCTTGAAGAGGGAAAGCGTTATAGTAATTGGGAAACTCGAGGAAGTAATGAATTTCGCGAAGAAGCTAGATCTCAACAAATACGTTGAGAGACTTTTCATATGCCCAGAAGATCTCTGTCCTGAGGAAGAATTACTTAAGGTGGCCAAAGAAGCAGACAAGTGGATCTATACTTACTCCATAAAATTCGGTGAACTGCCTAAAGGTAAGGTGTCGAGGAAAGACGTCATCAAATCAATAGTCTCAATTTCGACTAAGAAGGAATTAGTGAAACTTCCAATAGTAAATGAAGGGGCGCTTTGTCTCTCACCCTATTGTACTAAATGCAAAGACGTGTGTAAATGGGAAGCCATAAGGTTGAGGGATAACTACGTTTCGATTGATCCCGATAAATGCGTTTCGTGTGGTGATTGCGTTGCCGTATGTCCTCAAAGGGTTCTTTCCATGCCCGGTTTCGATGACAGGGCACTAGGTCGTTTAGAAAACGTCAAGAAGATATGGTTGTTGGAGCCAAGTGAAATCTTCCCGGAAGCGTTTTCGAAAGAGAGTCTAGTTCTCTTTTGGAACCCCCGAGATGAGTTAGTGAAAATACTCCGATCCCTCGGTTTCGAGGTATGCTACGGAGGCGAATGTTACGAAGAGTTACCGGAAAAGCTTTCCAATTGCAAGTTCGTTCAATTGATCGATGATCAGCACGTAAAGAGACTTCGGATTAGAGGCTGGCCCGGTTCTTATAAGGTTAAGATAGATGAGAAGCTTTGCACCTTCTGTTTGCAGTGCGTAAACGTTTGCCCAACTCATGCTCTCGAACACGTTTTCTTGGATCCAGTTAGGAAATCTATACAGTTTTACCCCTCTAATTGCATAGGTTGCGAGGCATGCGTTAATGCATGTCCTCCTAACAAAGGAATAATTGAGATGGGAATTGATACAATAAGAGTCATTGAACTCGAGGAGGCGAACGAGAGCGAATGTAACTCAGAGACCTTGGTTACTGAAGGGGGGAAGGAATTCCAATGCTTCCTTTGCGGGAAACCGATCGACGTATCTCCTAGCTCGTTCATAGAGCTCTACAATACTCTCAAGACCCTCTCTACAATTGCAATGGATTCGATAGACTTGGAGACCTTATATTCAGCGCTGCTGCCCTTGTTGCAGACAATAGCATGTAATGAATGCTCAGATAAGTTAGCTATGGTAATTAATGAGAAGGCGAAGAAGGCTATACTTAGGTTGGCCTTACTCTACCTATCCTGTATATACCGGAGAAAGAGGCTGATACCGGGAGACCCCCTCGAAATCGAAGACTTGGTTGAGAAGCTGGGTCTGAGCACCATTAATGATCCTTGTTACGAGTGGGAACGAAGAATAGAGCTATTTAAAGTCGACGATTTGATAACTTGATATTAAGGTTCCTCGAGACGTTCAAGA is a genomic window containing:
- a CDS encoding 4Fe-4S dicluster domain-containing protein, whose amino-acid sequence is MKVLELSKSDKFNEIPRVSADDLENTLKRESVIVIGKLEEVMNFAKKLDLNKYVERLFICPEDLCPEEELLKVAKEADKWIYTYSIKFGELPKGKVSRKDVIKSIVSISTKKELVKLPIVNEGALCLSPYCTKCKDVCKWEAIRLRDNYVSIDPDKCVSCGDCVAVCPQRVLSMPGFDDRALGRLENVKKIWLLEPSEIFPEAFSKESLVLFWNPRDELVKILRSLGFEVCYGGECYEELPEKLSNCKFVQLIDDQHVKRLRIRGWPGSYKVKIDEKLCTFCLQCVNVCPTHALEHVFLDPVRKSIQFYPSNCIGCEACVNACPPNKGIIEMGIDTIRVIELEEANESECNSETLVTEGGKEFQCFLCGKPIDVSPSSFIELYNTLKTLSTIAMDSIDLETLYSALLPLLQTIACNECSDKLAMVINEKAKKAILRLALLYLSCIYRRKRLIPGDPLEIEDLVEKLGLSTINDPCYEWERRIELFKVDDLIT
- a CDS encoding PLP-dependent cysteine synthase family protein, with product MPIVWIGRAIGHTPSVLLRKLVNDENKVMVKLEFMNPSGSIKDRPALFMIKKAEEEGLLKEGSTIVEPSSGNTAISLAMLAAARGYKMVAVVPKTTSSNKIKMLKALGARVIFSESGVPLGHPEHHYTKAVRLAKENGWVMLDQYRNEANVRAHYETTGPELHAQAIQLMGGLDAFVAGVGTGGTILGIGKYLKEVKEDVRVIAVVPSNTLISKFLGLNGDRTFHSIEGLTAMPVSSLLRKYRHLIDEVIEISDNEALETMKFLASREGIMGGLSCGANVAASLKLAREGIRVATVCPDGLIRYLDRLEL
- a CDS encoding thiolase family protein, producing the protein MSDVYVVSAVRTPIGKFLGAFSNVPAPDLAAIAVKEAIRRAGIEPKDVNYYTMGNVIGAAVGQNPARRTALLAGIPHHIDGFTINMVCSSGMMSVIDAVRAIKLGEARIALAGGMENMTRAPLCLPQEARTGMKHLIGRQANLIDTMVLDGLTDAWNWRIMGEEADATAKKYGAKREELDEIAFNSHMRAAKATDDGIFKNEIVPVEVKTRKGVVVVDKDEGIRRDTSIEKLSKLPPAFTPDGVHTAGNSSQLSDGAAALILAPEKVVNEYGLKPLARILGYDIVGLKPEDFVEAPVPGIRRISEKLGVKPDDWDLYEVNEAFAISLWLPHHLLGIPYERMNVHGGAIALGHPLGASGARIIVTLINALKTHGQNRGVATLCHGTGGGTTIALELV
- the sfsA gene encoding DNA/RNA nuclease SfsA, encoding MPLWVPSLKSRRGNEFVSLFRVDVIKCSILRKLNRFVVEVKVGNDIKLAHNSNTGRLLDLIWEGNECFCSLNGGRRTHCKLVAARVFMDSFAVLDTRIQEIAFKEALERGLLPWLRGYKVIKRAPKFGSSVFDFQLVSNEGKIGIVELKSADLKGEYEEGMWPDCPTQRGVKQIKDLISLRGYDKYLVFVVGFDGACCFRPFEDGHPGITDLILEAMKSGVNVKAIGLGLDEVTNYVYLYDSNLPLKLM